The following coding sequences are from one Leptolyngbya sp. NIES-3755 window:
- a CDS encoding hypothetical protein (protein of unknown function DUF450;~similar to AA sequence:cyanobase_aa:PCC7424_2368): MPQTLAITDYIDSLAAVDAVFGLSQSPDPSFFTEWMENLPDLSVFEQQRLDVIKQRFLYHRQQGHLLEGAVNFILMSPLLELAGFCDPPFRLRSEVSVRFEMEDERDRVYQGRIDALVVEDYLWIVLVESKRTSFNVTLALPQALAYLSANSQSNRPTFGLVSNGEYSIFVKLFQSQYGFSDDFSLNRRQNDLYDVLRILARLKSL, encoded by the coding sequence ATGCCACAAACCCTTGCGATTACGGATTATATCGATAGTCTTGCAGCCGTTGATGCCGTGTTTGGTTTGTCGCAGTCGCCTGATCCAAGTTTCTTTACGGAATGGATGGAGAATTTACCAGATTTATCTGTTTTTGAGCAGCAAAGACTGGATGTGATTAAACAGCGATTTCTCTACCATCGCCAGCAAGGACATTTGCTCGAAGGCGCGGTGAATTTCATTTTGATGTCGCCTTTATTGGAGTTGGCAGGATTTTGTGATCCGCCGTTTCGATTGCGCTCGGAAGTGAGTGTGCGATTTGAAATGGAGGATGAGCGCGATCGCGTTTATCAAGGTCGAATTGATGCGTTAGTCGTGGAGGATTATCTCTGGATCGTATTAGTTGAATCAAAACGAACTTCATTTAATGTGACGTTGGCATTGCCTCAAGCATTAGCTTATCTGTCTGCGAATTCACAATCGAATCGTCCTACTTTTGGGCTGGTTAGTAATGGTGAGTACTCGATTTTTGTGAAACTTTTCCAGTCACAATACGGCTTCTCAGATGATTTTTCGTTGAATCGAAGACAGAATGATCTTTATGATGTTCTACGGATTTTAGCGCGATTAAAATCTCTTTAA
- a CDS encoding hydrolase, alpha/beta fold family, putative (similar to AA sequence:cyanobase_aa:LBDG_28720) has protein sequence MFESFLPSEVAQLTEETSIALARQIRRSPIATSLSLEPVETAYVHQGSGGVPILLLHGFDSSVFEFRRLLPKLADHHDTWIVDLLGFGFTDRPKNVPFSPEAIKTHLYDFWKEKIAQPVILVGASMGGAAAIDFALSHPDAVAKLVLLDSAGFAAGPAIGKFLIPPLGYLATEFLKRPNVRRSVSLKAYSDPSFVTEDAELCAALHLKLSRWNEALIAFTKSGGYNFLSNRISEITCPTLILWGDSDQILGTKDAKRFESAISNSKLIWIEQCGHVPHLEKPELTAQYILEFAS, from the coding sequence ATGTTTGAAAGTTTTCTCCCGTCCGAAGTCGCTCAACTCACCGAAGAAACCTCGATCGCGCTTGCCCGTCAAATTCGTCGATCGCCCATTGCTACCTCACTCAGCCTCGAACCCGTCGAAACCGCATACGTGCATCAGGGTTCAGGCGGTGTTCCCATTCTTCTACTCCACGGCTTTGATAGTTCAGTCTTTGAGTTCCGTCGATTGTTGCCAAAGCTTGCAGATCATCACGATACATGGATAGTTGATCTCCTCGGATTTGGCTTTACCGATCGACCTAAAAACGTCCCCTTCAGTCCAGAAGCAATCAAAACGCATCTCTATGATTTTTGGAAAGAGAAGATTGCTCAACCTGTGATTTTAGTTGGGGCATCAATGGGAGGAGCAGCCGCGATCGATTTCGCACTTTCTCACCCGGATGCAGTCGCGAAACTCGTTCTACTCGATAGTGCCGGATTTGCAGCGGGACCTGCGATCGGTAAATTTCTGATTCCGCCTTTAGGCTATCTCGCAACCGAATTTCTCAAACGACCGAATGTTCGCAGAAGTGTCAGTCTCAAAGCTTATTCTGATCCAAGTTTTGTCACTGAAGATGCTGAACTCTGTGCCGCTTTACATTTGAAATTGTCCCGATGGAATGAGGCTTTGATTGCATTTACAAAAAGTGGGGGTTATAACTTCCTCAGCAATCGAATCTCTGAGATTACTTGCCCGACTTTAATTCTTTGGGGTGATTCGGATCAAATCCTTGGAACGAAAGATGCGAAACGGTTTGAGAGTGCGATCTCAAACAGCAAACTGATCTGGATCGAACAATGCGGACACGTTCCCCATCTCGAAAAACCCGAACTTACCGCACAATACATTCTTGAGTTTGCGAGTTAA
- a CDS encoding aldo/keto reductase (similar to AA sequence:cyanobase_aa:LBDG_28730) has product MKYRKLGNSDLNASEIILGSWLTYGGGVERQNAEDCIHKAFDVGINFIDTANVYAKGAAESLLGEVLQGIDRSSYILATKVYFPMSDVDRGLSAAQIHKQIDASLQRLKTDYVDLYQCHRYDTNTPLEETIEALTEVVRQGKARYIGFSEWSPSQIQAALDLPNVEKFVSSQPQYSMLWRKPEAEVFPLCAANGIGQIVWSPLAQGVLTGKYKPGEAIPQDSRAANDKMNGFMSDLLTDQVLSAVQDLMPIAEELNISMAQLALAWVLRDERVTSAIIGASRPEQIVDNAAASEVTLSESELKEIDRILEPALPQSAAR; this is encoded by the coding sequence ATGAAATATCGCAAGTTAGGAAATAGTGATCTCAACGCTTCGGAGATTATTCTGGGATCTTGGTTAACTTACGGCGGGGGTGTAGAACGCCAAAATGCAGAAGATTGCATTCATAAGGCGTTTGATGTTGGCATTAACTTTATTGATACTGCAAATGTCTATGCAAAAGGAGCAGCGGAATCGCTCTTAGGAGAAGTCTTACAAGGTATCGATCGCTCCTCGTACATTCTGGCAACGAAGGTTTACTTTCCGATGTCGGATGTCGATCGAGGTTTATCCGCTGCCCAAATTCACAAACAAATCGATGCTTCCCTTCAACGCCTGAAAACCGATTACGTTGATTTGTATCAATGCCATCGTTATGATACAAACACGCCGTTAGAAGAAACAATCGAAGCTTTAACGGAAGTGGTTCGACAAGGAAAAGCTCGATACATTGGCTTTAGTGAGTGGAGTCCTAGTCAGATTCAAGCGGCTCTCGATCTGCCGAATGTTGAAAAGTTTGTTTCGAGTCAGCCTCAGTATTCGATGTTGTGGCGCAAACCTGAAGCTGAAGTGTTCCCGCTCTGTGCAGCGAATGGAATTGGTCAGATTGTATGGTCTCCGCTGGCTCAAGGGGTGTTAACGGGTAAGTACAAACCGGGTGAAGCAATTCCACAAGATTCGCGGGCTGCAAATGACAAAATGAACGGGTTTATGAGTGATTTGCTCACCGATCAAGTACTCAGCGCAGTTCAGGATTTAATGCCGATCGCTGAAGAGTTGAATATCTCGATGGCGCAGCTTGCTTTGGCTTGGGTGTTGCGGGATGAGCGGGTGACGAGTGCGATTATTGGGGCGAGTCGTCCAGAGCAAATCGTGGATAATGCAGCGGCTTCGGAAGTGACTTTGAGTGAAAGTGAGTTGAAAGAAATCGATCGTATTTTGGAGCCTGCTTTGCCTCAGAGTGCAGCGCGATAA
- a CDS encoding hypothetical protein (conserved hypothetical protein;~similar to AA sequence:cyanobase_aa:AM1_1387), giving the protein MNAQPQTLLFAQHGMTDLSGCQTIARLAYALELKETLIVAPELHWVRTLFYLEPLIQSVQAVVLENLRNYPEVPIRIIATSMGGVLWVELLDRHPEWWSRVHSFVLLGAPIGGSHIARTVDPFGWGIGIARDLAIDRSAIAQRIAAEIPTLVIASDGGKGHDGVVTVESTMVRGAEFVCLSGVSHPDLRCDVAVMREIWKFWQELDKTR; this is encoded by the coding sequence ATGAATGCTCAACCCCAAACACTTCTTTTCGCTCAGCATGGAATGACTGACCTTTCTGGATGTCAAACGATTGCTCGATTGGCGTATGCACTGGAATTGAAAGAGACGCTGATCGTGGCTCCAGAATTGCATTGGGTCAGAACATTGTTTTATTTGGAACCGCTGATCCAGAGTGTTCAAGCCGTTGTGCTCGAAAATCTTCGCAACTATCCAGAGGTTCCGATTCGGATTATTGCGACTTCGATGGGGGGTGTATTGTGGGTGGAATTGCTCGATCGACATCCTGAATGGTGGTCACGAGTACATTCATTTGTTCTGCTAGGTGCACCGATTGGCGGATCGCACATTGCTCGAACCGTTGATCCATTTGGTTGGGGAATCGGAATTGCGAGGGATTTGGCGATCGATAGAAGTGCGATCGCTCAAAGAATTGCAGCAGAAATTCCCACGCTGGTGATTGCAAGTGACGGTGGAAAGGGACATGATGGTGTCGTGACGGTCGAATCAACGATGGTTCGAGGAGCCGAATTTGTCTGTCTTTCTGGGGTGTCTCATCCAGATTTGAGATGTGATGTTGCGGTAATGAGGGAAATTTGGAAGTTTTGGCAGGAATTGGACAAGACTCGCTAG
- a CDS encoding phosphoenolpyruvate synthase/pyruvate phosphate dikinase (similar to AA sequence:cyanobase_aa:LBDG_26110), with protein sequence MSLMPVWGSLLIFIGCPILGGLPLIGWMTRVLSRKRLSELGTGNISVSAAFYHGGTVVGVLAVLSEALKGIAAVLLARSFFPDSPEWEIIALIALVYGRYFIGKGAGTTNVVWGYVVHDPIVSFLVFLIGGIGFTILRERRSGKFGVLVLFPLITALRHPQDTALILSSIGLAAFLWWIYNQIPDDLDLRPDSAERGSRIMFQFLRDDRSLISLDQNLQAEKVGQKAATLSKLKRSSYPVPEAWVLLPGDDPKPLIETLQPSRDNPLIVRSSAIGEDAESASAAGQYESIPNITHRELLLPAIVRCLESYQQESAVKYRRDRNVAEASMVVLVQQQIRGVYSGVAFSRDPIARQGDAVVIEALPGNADRVVSGQATPESYQVIVREVGSDWKLPEAVTLEVEGKGTVPASVIQQVAYLARHLEEHFHGVPQDIEWSFDGKQLWVLQSRSITTLFPIWTRKIAAEVIPGTIRPLTWSINRPLTCGVWGKIFTIVLGDRASGLDFTETATLHYSHAYFNASLLGQIFRRMGLPAESLEFLTRGAKFSKPPLRSTISNVPGLLRLLQREMRLEKGFSHDQQLYFNPMLQKLEQSIDTLSVPELLQQIEQILELLERATYYSILAPLSAALRKAIFKVPDEALDNRDTPEVAALRSLSNLANSARSTVGEVQEDIFTQLAQTKQGQAILEQFDQLLNQYGYLSEVGTDIAVPTWREEPQPVRELFKQFCLSPSPEPPTPQIKNKGVQRRIALKGKVTEVYSRLLAELRWRFIEIENRWLESSMLKQSGDIFFLTYDEIRSSNTHFTALIEQRRSSFDHDRQLSPIPQLVYGDDPPMPQAPTWQASNRLQGIGASVGHVEGTIRILRSLNGSIHVDRETILVVPYTDSGWMPVLARVGGLIAEVGGRLSHGAIVAREYRIPAVMDVTHATEILQDGQRVRIDGQQGTIEIL encoded by the coding sequence ATGTCTTTGATGCCTGTTTGGGGTTCGCTGCTGATTTTTATCGGATGTCCAATTTTGGGCGGATTGCCGCTGATTGGTTGGATGACACGGGTTCTGAGTCGGAAACGGTTGTCGGAGCTTGGAACGGGAAATATCAGTGTTTCAGCGGCGTTTTATCACGGTGGAACGGTGGTTGGAGTTCTGGCGGTATTGTCTGAGGCATTGAAAGGAATTGCAGCGGTATTATTAGCTCGATCGTTCTTTCCCGATAGTCCAGAGTGGGAAATTATTGCGCTGATCGCATTGGTCTATGGACGTTACTTTATTGGCAAAGGAGCAGGTACAACGAATGTTGTTTGGGGCTATGTTGTGCATGATCCGATTGTGTCGTTTCTAGTCTTTCTAATTGGAGGAATTGGATTTACGATTTTGCGAGAACGTCGATCGGGAAAGTTTGGAGTATTAGTTCTATTTCCTTTAATCACAGCATTACGACATCCACAGGACACAGCGCTAATTCTAAGCTCGATCGGACTTGCAGCTTTTCTATGGTGGATCTATAACCAGATTCCAGACGACTTGGATTTGAGACCAGACAGTGCAGAGAGAGGATCGCGCATCATGTTTCAATTTCTTCGGGATGATCGATCGCTAATTTCGCTAGATCAGAATTTACAAGCCGAAAAGGTTGGACAAAAAGCGGCGACATTATCGAAATTGAAGCGATCGAGCTATCCCGTTCCAGAGGCTTGGGTGTTGTTACCTGGTGATGATCCGAAGCCATTGATTGAGACATTGCAGCCCTCAAGAGACAATCCCTTGATTGTGCGATCGTCCGCAATTGGAGAAGATGCAGAATCGGCTTCAGCAGCAGGACAGTATGAATCGATTCCAAATATCACTCATCGGGAGCTATTGTTACCTGCGATCGTGCGGTGTTTGGAATCATATCAGCAAGAATCAGCCGTGAAATATCGACGCGATCGCAATGTTGCAGAGGCTTCGATGGTAGTCTTAGTTCAGCAACAGATTCGAGGTGTGTATTCGGGGGTAGCGTTTAGTCGAGATCCGATCGCAAGACAAGGCGATGCGGTTGTAATTGAAGCGTTACCCGGAAATGCCGATCGTGTCGTTTCAGGACAAGCGACTCCAGAGAGCTATCAAGTGATCGTTCGAGAAGTCGGAAGTGATTGGAAATTACCGGAAGCAGTCACCTTAGAAGTAGAAGGTAAAGGAACTGTTCCGGCATCAGTGATTCAGCAAGTCGCATATTTGGCGCGGCATTTAGAAGAACATTTTCATGGTGTACCACAGGACATTGAATGGAGCTTTGACGGAAAACAATTGTGGGTATTGCAATCTCGATCGATTACTACTCTGTTTCCGATTTGGACTCGCAAGATCGCCGCAGAAGTGATTCCGGGTACAATTCGTCCGCTCACTTGGTCGATTAATCGTCCGCTCACTTGTGGAGTTTGGGGAAAGATTTTTACGATCGTATTAGGCGATCGTGCTTCCGGTCTAGATTTTACCGAAACGGCAACGTTGCACTATTCACATGCTTATTTCAATGCTTCATTGTTAGGACAAATTTTTAGACGAATGGGATTACCCGCAGAAAGCTTGGAGTTTCTGACTAGAGGCGCAAAATTTAGTAAGCCACCATTACGATCGACCATTTCAAATGTTCCGGGATTGTTGCGCTTACTTCAGCGAGAGATGAGATTAGAAAAAGGTTTTTCGCACGACCAGCAACTCTACTTCAATCCAATGCTTCAGAAATTGGAACAATCGATCGACACTCTATCTGTTCCAGAACTTTTACAACAAATCGAACAAATTCTTGAGCTATTAGAACGAGCAACTTACTACAGCATTCTTGCGCCTCTTAGTGCAGCACTCAGAAAAGCGATCTTCAAAGTTCCAGATGAAGCATTAGATAACCGGGATACTCCAGAAGTTGCAGCACTTCGATCGCTCTCTAATCTAGCGAATTCTGCTCGATCGACGGTTGGAGAGGTGCAGGAAGATATCTTTACCCAACTTGCCCAAACAAAACAAGGACAAGCAATCTTAGAGCAATTCGATCAACTGTTAAATCAATACGGCTACCTCAGCGAAGTGGGGACAGATATTGCCGTTCCAACTTGGCGAGAAGAACCACAACCTGTTCGAGAACTATTCAAACAATTTTGCTTAAGTCCTTCCCCTGAGCCACCTACACCGCAGATTAAGAACAAAGGAGTACAGCGACGAATTGCACTAAAAGGCAAAGTGACCGAAGTTTACAGTCGATTGTTAGCAGAACTTCGCTGGAGATTTATCGAGATTGAGAATCGCTGGTTAGAGTCTAGTATGCTAAAACAATCTGGCGATATCTTTTTCCTCACTTACGATGAGATTCGCAGTTCAAACACCCATTTCACGGCACTAATCGAACAACGCCGATCGAGCTTTGATCACGATCGACAACTTTCGCCAATTCCACAGTTAGTCTATGGTGATGATCCTCCCATGCCTCAAGCTCCAACTTGGCAAGCCTCGAATCGATTGCAGGGCATTGGAGCAAGCGTCGGACATGTCGAAGGAACTATCCGAATTCTGCGATCGCTCAATGGGTCAATCCATGTCGATCGTGAAACAATTCTCGTCGTTCCTTACACCGATTCGGGCTGGATGCCTGTCTTAGCGAGAGTTGGAGGACTGATCGCAGAAGTGGGCGGGCGACTATCACATGGCGCGATCGTGGCACGAGAGTATCGGATTCCAGCGGTGATGGATGTGACTCATGCGACTGAGATTTTGCAAGATGGGCAGCGAGTCCGAATTGATGGACAACAAGGCACGATCGAGATTCTTTAG
- a CDS encoding 5-oxoprolinase (similar to AA sequence:cyanobase_aa:LBDG_08660), producing the protein MLKVFADRGGTFTDLVAVTDNSAIVDRLSTHPERFQITSLADHFWIIIYKLLSEQPDQYQDAVIQGIRDILGLSRDQSIPAGTVEVVKMGTTVATNALLERKGERTLLLITEGFRDALLIGYQNRPNIFARQIILPERVYERVIEVKERYTAQGEEIVPITIEEEARLTGLLQDAYQDGIRAIAIAFLHSYRYPQHEQKIAALVRSIGFTQVSVSHEVSPLMKLIRRGDTTVVDAYLSPILRRYVDQVGSVLRSTTKLEFMKSDGGLTEATRFQGKDSILSGPAGGIVGAVKTSSAAGFDKMIGFDMGGTSTDVSHFNGEYERTFETEVAGVRLCAPMMSIHTVAAGGGSILRFDGSRYRVGPESAGANPGPACYRKGGSLTVTDCNVRLGKIQPEFFPQVFGAEGNLPLDRAIVEQKFADLTAEIQAKTGDTRTDEEVAAGFLEIAIDKMANAIKKISVQRGYDVTQYTLCCFGGAGGQHACLIAEALGMTKIFIHPFAGVLSAYGIGLADVRTLKEKAVEADLSSVSELEQTLAALDVESRSEIIDQGVSHDRIETLFKVRLRYQGTDSALTVGFDRADTMRHQFETLYQQRYGFSMPDKGLVVEAVSVEAIAHATPITEPLLSADRTISLSPISTVQIYTKGIWHETPVYRRQDLRAGDRISGAALILEPTGTNVIEPGWCAEITEQNYLILNRIAEVEEISSVELSATPDPVLLEIFNNLVRAIAEEMGITLQNTSYSVNIKERLDFSCAIFDRQGQLVANAPHIPVHLGSMSESVISLIRAKGNTLKPGDAFASNNPYNGGTHLPDITVITPVFIADSSTPMFYVASRGHHADIGGITPGSMPPHSQSIDEEGILLDNVQIVDRGKFQESELLELLTSSDYPVRNPVQNLADLQAQIAANERGVRELRRIVEQYSLEVVQAYMQHVQNNAEESVRRVIDVLKPGRFDYQMDDGSQICVNVTIDRATRSACIDFTGTSSQQLTNLNAPLAICKAVVLYVFRTLVDDDIPLNAGCLKPLEIIVPEGCLLNPRPPAAVVAGNVETSQAIANTLYGALGVMAASQGTMNNFTFGNEQHQYYETICGGSGAGAMFDGTDAVQTHMTNSRLTDPEVLEWRFPVLVEAFSIRSNSGGTGTHRGGNGVIRRIRFREAMTAAILSGHRVVPPFGLVGAESGAVGRNFVVRQDSSIESLSSKAEVLMAPGDVFVIETPGGGGFGAN; encoded by the coding sequence ATGTTGAAAGTGTTTGCAGACCGAGGCGGAACGTTTACGGATTTAGTGGCTGTAACGGATAATTCAGCGATCGTCGATCGACTTTCAACCCATCCTGAACGATTTCAAATCACCTCACTCGCTGATCATTTCTGGATTATTATCTACAAGCTCCTTTCAGAACAGCCCGACCAGTATCAAGATGCAGTCATTCAAGGGATTCGAGACATTCTTGGGCTGAGCCGTGATCAATCCATTCCTGCTGGAACTGTAGAAGTCGTAAAAATGGGAACGACCGTTGCCACGAATGCGTTACTAGAGCGCAAAGGTGAGCGAACCTTGCTTTTGATTACTGAAGGATTTCGAGATGCACTGTTGATCGGGTATCAAAATCGCCCCAATATCTTTGCGCGTCAGATTATCTTACCTGAACGAGTATATGAGCGAGTCATTGAAGTAAAAGAGCGCTACACCGCACAAGGAGAAGAGATTGTTCCGATTACGATCGAGGAAGAAGCACGATTAACTGGATTACTACAAGACGCTTACCAAGATGGAATTCGAGCAATAGCGATCGCATTTCTCCATAGTTACCGCTATCCTCAACACGAACAAAAAATTGCAGCACTCGTTCGCAGCATTGGCTTTACTCAAGTTTCAGTGTCTCATGAAGTCAGTCCATTGATGAAACTGATTCGTCGAGGAGATACCACTGTAGTCGATGCGTATCTTTCTCCGATTCTCAGGCGGTATGTCGATCAAGTCGGATCAGTACTACGATCGACCACGAAGTTAGAGTTCATGAAATCAGATGGTGGATTGACTGAAGCAACGCGATTTCAAGGAAAAGATAGTATTCTCTCTGGTCCCGCGGGTGGCATAGTTGGAGCTGTTAAAACGAGCAGTGCAGCAGGTTTTGACAAGATGATTGGCTTTGATATGGGTGGCACTTCAACGGATGTCTCTCATTTTAATGGCGAGTATGAGCGTACCTTTGAAACGGAGGTTGCAGGAGTGCGATTGTGTGCACCCATGATGTCGATTCACACTGTCGCGGCGGGGGGTGGCTCAATCTTACGGTTTGATGGATCGCGCTATCGAGTGGGACCAGAATCAGCGGGAGCTAATCCAGGACCTGCTTGCTATCGGAAAGGTGGATCGTTGACGGTGACGGATTGTAATGTTCGGTTAGGTAAAATTCAGCCTGAGTTCTTTCCTCAGGTGTTCGGAGCAGAGGGAAATCTGCCGCTCGATCGAGCAATTGTGGAGCAAAAATTCGCTGACCTTACCGCAGAAATTCAAGCGAAAACGGGAGATACCCGCACCGATGAAGAGGTTGCCGCAGGATTTTTAGAGATTGCGATCGACAAAATGGCAAATGCGATCAAAAAGATTTCGGTGCAACGTGGCTATGATGTCACACAGTATACGCTCTGTTGTTTTGGGGGTGCAGGTGGACAACATGCCTGTTTGATTGCAGAAGCTTTGGGCATGACCAAGATTTTTATTCATCCGTTTGCTGGAGTCTTGTCAGCGTATGGGATTGGATTAGCAGATGTGCGAACTTTGAAAGAGAAAGCAGTAGAAGCTGATTTAAGCAGCGTTTCCGAGTTAGAACAAACCTTAGCTGCACTTGATGTAGAAAGTCGATCGGAAATTATTGATCAAGGAGTAAGTCACGATCGTATTGAAACCCTGTTCAAAGTACGGTTACGGTATCAAGGAACCGATTCTGCTCTCACTGTTGGGTTCGATCGAGCAGACACAATGAGACATCAATTCGAGACACTCTACCAGCAGCGATATGGCTTTTCAATGCCCGATAAAGGGCTAGTCGTAGAAGCGGTTTCTGTGGAAGCGATCGCACATGCAACACCCATCACAGAACCTTTGCTATCTGCGGATAGAACAATTTCCCTGAGTCCGATTTCAACAGTTCAAATTTACACAAAAGGGATTTGGCATGAAACTCCAGTGTATCGCCGCCAAGATTTGAGAGCGGGCGATCGCATTTCTGGAGCAGCTTTGATCCTGGAGCCGACTGGAACCAACGTAATTGAGCCAGGATGGTGTGCAGAAATCACTGAACAGAACTATCTGATTTTGAACAGAATTGCTGAAGTCGAAGAGATCTCATCTGTGGAACTATCTGCGACTCCTGATCCAGTGCTTTTGGAGATTTTTAACAACCTCGTTCGTGCGATCGCAGAAGAAATGGGTATCACTCTGCAAAATACTAGCTACTCAGTCAACATCAAAGAACGTCTCGATTTTTCCTGCGCTATCTTCGATCGACAGGGGCAGCTTGTAGCAAATGCGCCTCATATTCCAGTACATCTCGGCTCGATGAGTGAGAGTGTAATTAGTTTGATTCGAGCAAAAGGCAATACATTAAAACCAGGAGATGCGTTTGCCTCGAACAATCCTTATAATGGCGGCACTCATTTACCAGATATCACTGTAATCACTCCAGTGTTTATTGCTGATAGTTCCACACCGATGTTCTATGTCGCTTCACGGGGGCATCATGCTGATATTGGAGGAATTACACCCGGATCAATGCCACCGCACAGTCAATCGATCGATGAAGAAGGCATCTTGCTTGACAACGTACAAATTGTCGATCGAGGAAAGTTTCAAGAATCAGAACTCTTAGAATTATTAACTTCTAGCGATTACCCCGTTCGCAATCCAGTACAAAATTTAGCAGATTTACAAGCCCAAATTGCAGCAAATGAGCGAGGCGTACGGGAACTTCGTCGCATTGTTGAACAATACAGTTTAGAAGTTGTTCAAGCTTACATGCAGCATGTCCAGAACAATGCAGAAGAATCAGTACGACGAGTGATTGATGTGCTGAAACCGGGTCGCTTTGACTATCAAATGGATGATGGTAGTCAGATTTGCGTGAATGTTACGATCGATCGCGCTACTCGTTCTGCCTGTATTGATTTCACAGGAACATCATCTCAGCAATTAACTAATTTGAATGCACCCTTAGCCATTTGTAAAGCCGTTGTTCTCTATGTGTTTCGGACATTAGTAGATGATGATATTCCCCTGAATGCTGGATGTCTCAAACCTCTAGAAATCATTGTTCCAGAAGGTTGTTTACTCAATCCGCGTCCTCCTGCTGCTGTCGTGGCTGGAAATGTTGAAACCTCGCAAGCGATCGCAAATACTCTCTATGGTGCATTGGGTGTAATGGCAGCTTCTCAAGGCACAATGAACAATTTCACCTTTGGAAATGAGCAGCATCAATACTATGAAACCATTTGCGGAGGTTCAGGAGCAGGCGCGATGTTTGATGGAACAGATGCAGTTCAAACTCACATGACAAATTCGCGGCTCACTGATCCAGAAGTTTTAGAATGGCGATTTCCAGTGTTAGTTGAAGCATTCTCGATTCGATCGAACAGTGGCGGAACAGGTACACATCGAGGTGGAAATGGAGTGATTCGTCGCATTCGATTTAGAGAGGCGATGACGGCTGCAATTTTATCAGGTCATCGGGTTGTTCCTCCGTTTGGCTTGGTGGGGGCTGAATCGGGGGCAGTTGGGCGTAATTTTGTAGTGCGGCAAGACAGCTCGATCGAGTCGTTGAGCAGTAAAGCTGAAGTGTTGATGGCTCCAGGAGATGTCTTTGTGATTGAAACGCCTGGAGGCGGCGGATTTGGGGCAAACTAA